TAGGAAAAATACCAGATCCATTGATCTTTAATTGGGAGCCATCAGCAGTCAAAATAATTTCTTTAGGGCTGGTAATATAAACCGTATCTTCCGTCGAAATGATCTGAATCCCTTTTTGAGCAATTAAATCAGCACCATCGCTTTGAGCCTGTATTTCAATCTTACCTTTACCAGCAAACAGCCTTGCACCTTCCTGCGCTGCAAATAAACTGATTTTACTTTGCGCATGAGCAACGAAACTCTTTTGTGTACTCAAATTAATGCTATCACCAGCACTATGGCTGATATGACCATCTGCGGATAGATGTACATCTTCATTGGTTGTAAGTGCAATCGAATGCGATGATGCTAAAACCATAATCGCTTGTTTAAAAGCTTTTGCTTTGGTTTTACTGGTTTGCTCAATCTGCTCAATGAATTGCTTCAGGTTATCCAGTACTTCTAAAGGGTCAGTCTGTTGGTTCTTCGCCACTTCACTGAGTGCTTTTGAATTATTTAAACTGGATTCAAGTTGCGATTTGGTTTCAGGTGCATCTAAATGGTTACCTGATGCATTGTCTTGTTTATAAGTCGAAAGCAGTAACCCTTGTTTCGCTCTGAGTGCGCCCCATTGATCAGTACGCAACTCAAAACCTTCACCACGACCATCACTGCTGTCTGTTTCTTTAGGATGGCTAAGGTTACCTAGATTCAGCTGAGTTGTAGCATGACTACTTTGCAGTTGGGTTGAGATTTGTCCAGTTGTATCATCAAAACGAAGTTGCCCAAAACCTTCGCCTTGGACTTCTTTTGAGCGAATCCCTGACAGCTTCTTGGTATCAGGCAGTTGTCCTTTTTTATCAAACTTCGTTGGACTACGATGCGCTTCATGAATCCGACCAACGACGTATGGTCGGTCAATATTTCCATCAAAGAAGTCAATCACGACAATCTCACCTATACGTGGCAAGAATCGTGCGCCATAACCTTCACCAGCCCAAGGGGTGAGTACATCTACCCAAGCTGAGTCGGTATCGTTGTTATTAGAACCTGCACCACCATCATGGCTGTGGTCTTCATTGCGTGTGAAGAGAAATCGAACTTTAATGCGTCCCCATTCATCCACATGGATTTCTTCTCCATCAACCCCAACCACTTTGGCACGTTGAGGGTGAGTCATCGGGCGGTCTTGCAATGGGTTATATGACGGTAAAATATCAATACTGCGACGCTGTAAAACCAGTTGATTGGCTTGTCGTTCGTCCGTGTTATTCGTGGTGATGTGATTTAACTGCCAATGACTGTGTTGAAGCAATGCTGTGACTTGATCCGTCAAATCTTTAGGTAAATTGTTCTGGTTATAAAATATTTTTGAGGTGATTAAGAATTCTTTATCTGAACCAGAATGTTGATCAATTTCTGGATGTTCAATAAGTTCAAACCAATAACCCACATGCGCATCACGTACCGTTGACGTCGCTTTAAAGTGTTTGGCTTGAGAATTAAAATAAAGACTTAAGTTTTCATTCAGCTTTTCAATTTGGTTTTTACTAGATTTAGTTGCACCATCTTCACCTTTAAGGTCTTGTATCCATGCAGGGCTGACATGAAAGGCTTGTTCTAGGCCTAAACTCGCAACATCTTGGTTATTTGAATGCTGATGTTTAGTGACTACTGATCCTGCACCTTCATCTT
This genomic window from Acinetobacter sp. TGL-Y2 contains:
- a CDS encoding type VI secretion system Vgr family protein — its product is MAINIYDALEQFGLTAQKRAIHVQFSNSALNDKVYLQRIDGTHQLNDGVHLQLICLATDATISLKNFIGSQVAVDIVTDKSQLTRTTGIVTKADVGASDGSLTIYRLTVEDPTTLFKHRRNSRVFMSKTSIEVVEILFKEWVSKSPLLASSLTLDKSGLSKTYDVRPFIMQSNETDYEFIKRLLASEGITTLIDEANKFVSSSSEQIQAQKLRLIDNNAQYQALDRRSIRFHRSSATERQDSVTAFTALRSIQPTAVHVQRWQADVLEQDEGAGSVVTKHQHSNNQDVASLGLEQAFHVSPAWIQDLKGEDGATKSSKNQIEKLNENLSLYFNSQAKHFKATSTVRDAHVGYWFELIEHPEIDQHSGSDKEFLITSKIFYNQNNLPKDLTDQVTALLQHSHWQLNHITTNNTDERQANQLVLQRRSIDILPSYNPLQDRPMTHPQRAKVVGVDGEEIHVDEWGRIKVRFLFTRNEDHSHDGGAGSNNNDTDSAWVDVLTPWAGEGYGARFLPRIGEIVVIDFFDGNIDRPYVVGRIHEAHRSPTKFDKKGQLPDTKKLSGIRSKEVQGEGFGQLRFDDTTGQISTQLQSSHATTQLNLGNLSHPKETDSSDGRGEGFELRTDQWGALRAKQGLLLSTYKQDNASGNHLDAPETKSQLESSLNNSKALSEVAKNQQTDPLEVLDNLKQFIEQIEQTSKTKAKAFKQAIMVLASSHSIALTTNEDVHLSADGHISHSAGDSINLSTQKSFVAHAQSKISLFAAQEGARLFAGKGKIEIQAQSDGADLIAQKGIQIISTEDTVYITSPKEIILTADGSQLKINGSGIFPTTGGKFESKAGQHKFVGGCKTNYVLPHLPITEIKKDDLVLEYLHSDGSPVKGADFEVLLSDGSRRKGKLDDKGKAVVKAVPAGRAKIQYGEDQSVDDFPPHEIDDWFHQKELETSKKNEN